The Geomonas ferrireducens genome includes a window with the following:
- a CDS encoding NifU family protein, with translation MTEEVKAILENIRPALQADGGDVELVEVTDDGVVKVRLVGACGHCPMSTMTLKMGIERTIKEKVPGIKEVVSV, from the coding sequence ATGACAGAAGAAGTTAAAGCCATTTTGGAAAACATCAGGCCGGCGCTTCAGGCGGACGGCGGCGATGTTGAACTCGTTGAAGTAACCGATGACGGCGTGGTGAAAGTGCGTCTGGTCGGCGCGTGCGGCCACTGCCCTATGTCCACCATGACTCTCAAGATGGGGATCGAGAGGACCATCAAGGAAAAGGTCCCGGGCATCAAGGAAGTCGTCTCCGTCTAG
- the recO gene encoding DNA repair protein RecO, which produces MKNTEAEGIVLRLTDFGEADRIVTLFTLEHGKMQGVARGAKRSKKRFAGALEPFAHLKLQLHTGTGLATLSSADILDVFSGIRADLNRIGCAAYACELVERLTPEDEPSPRLFRLLYCYLERLNEAQASPSDRRFFAANLLKILGYQPDLRVRGVSEETALLLARAMQTGRFGAVIFPEPLLREADLLLNPAIDLHLDRELKSLAFLKECGV; this is translated from the coding sequence ATGAAAAATACCGAGGCTGAAGGGATAGTGCTGCGCCTCACCGACTTCGGGGAGGCGGACCGCATCGTCACCCTGTTCACCCTGGAACATGGGAAGATGCAGGGGGTGGCGCGCGGGGCGAAGCGGAGCAAGAAACGCTTCGCCGGCGCCCTCGAGCCGTTCGCGCACCTGAAACTCCAACTGCACACCGGTACCGGCCTCGCCACCCTCTCCAGCGCGGACATCCTCGACGTCTTCTCCGGCATCCGGGCCGACCTGAATAGAATCGGCTGCGCCGCCTACGCCTGCGAACTCGTCGAACGCCTCACCCCGGAAGACGAGCCGAGCCCGCGCCTTTTCCGCCTGCTTTACTGCTACCTGGAACGGCTGAACGAAGCCCAGGCCTCCCCTTCGGACCGGCGTTTTTTCGCGGCGAACCTCCTCAAGATCCTCGGATACCAGCCCGATCTGCGCGTCCGCGGCGTGTCGGAAGAGACCGCCTTGCTCCTCGCCCGTGCCATGCAGACCGGACGCTTCGGCGCCGTAATCTTTCCCGAGCCCCTCCTGCGCGAGGCGGACCTCCTCCTGAACCCCGCCATCGACCTGCACCTGGATCGGGAACTTAAATCGCTCGCCTTCCTGAAGGAGTGCGGTGTCTGA
- a CDS encoding aspartate ammonia-lyase, which produces MANRIEKDTMGTVEVPEGAYYGAQTQRAINNFPISGLKPHRALVRATIRIKKCAAQANMTTGRLDRELGEAIVKAADEALSGALADQFVVDPFQAGAGTSHNMNVNEVLANRANEILGGKLGEYGRVNANDHVNMAQSTNDVFPTAMRLAALELAQELDGELRHLSEALSRKGMEFDHILKSGRTHLQDAVPIRLGQEFSAWGIAVENNRAGIERAFPGLRELGIGGTAVGTGLNAEEAFIDLIVEGLARETGEELTRGESLVERMQNMDPFVALSSSVKGAAVNVIKLANDLRLLSSGPRTGLAEINLPAMQPGSSIMPGKVNPVLPEVTNMVCFQVMGCDLTVSLAAQAGQLELNVMMPVIAFNTLFSMEIFKNCLHQLTTLCITGISANEERCRSYLDQSVGLATVLAPSIGYAAAAEVAKESAKTGNSIRQVILERGILTEEELEEVLSPYPLTTPGVHGKE; this is translated from the coding sequence ATGGCAAACCGCATCGAAAAGGACACCATGGGGACGGTAGAGGTCCCCGAAGGCGCCTATTACGGCGCACAGACACAGAGAGCGATCAACAACTTCCCCATCTCCGGGCTCAAGCCGCACCGGGCGCTGGTCCGCGCGACCATCAGGATAAAGAAGTGCGCGGCGCAGGCCAACATGACCACGGGGAGGCTCGACCGCGAGCTCGGCGAGGCGATCGTAAAGGCGGCCGACGAGGCGCTTTCCGGCGCGCTGGCGGACCAGTTCGTCGTCGACCCCTTCCAGGCTGGCGCGGGCACCTCGCACAACATGAACGTGAACGAGGTGCTGGCAAACCGGGCGAACGAAATCCTGGGAGGAAAGCTCGGCGAGTATGGCAGGGTGAACGCGAACGACCACGTCAACATGGCGCAGTCCACCAACGACGTGTTCCCGACGGCCATGCGTCTTGCCGCCCTCGAACTCGCACAGGAACTGGACGGTGAGCTGAGACACCTCTCCGAGGCGCTTTCACGCAAGGGGATGGAGTTCGATCACATCCTGAAATCGGGACGCACCCACCTGCAGGACGCGGTGCCGATCCGCCTCGGGCAGGAGTTCTCGGCCTGGGGCATCGCCGTCGAGAACAACCGCGCCGGGATCGAGCGCGCCTTCCCCGGCTTAAGGGAGCTCGGCATCGGCGGCACCGCGGTCGGCACCGGCTTGAACGCGGAAGAGGCCTTCATCGACCTGATCGTCGAGGGGCTCGCGCGGGAAACCGGCGAGGAGCTCACCCGCGGGGAGAGCCTCGTTGAGCGGATGCAGAACATGGACCCGTTCGTGGCGCTTTCTTCCAGCGTGAAGGGGGCCGCGGTGAACGTGATCAAACTCGCCAACGACCTGAGGCTTCTCTCCTCGGGGCCGCGTACCGGTCTTGCCGAGATCAACCTCCCGGCCATGCAGCCCGGTTCCTCGATCATGCCGGGCAAGGTAAACCCGGTGCTCCCCGAGGTGACCAACATGGTCTGCTTCCAGGTGATGGGATGCGACCTGACCGTATCCCTCGCAGCGCAGGCCGGACAGCTGGAACTGAACGTGATGATGCCGGTGATCGCTTTCAACACGCTCTTCTCCATGGAGATCTTCAAAAACTGCCTGCACCAGCTGACGACGCTTTGCATCACCGGGATCAGCGCGAACGAAGAGCGCTGCCGCAGCTACCTCGATCAATCGGTCGGCCTCGCGACGGTGCTCGCGCCGAGCATCGGTTACGCGGCGGCGGCCGAGGTGGCCAAGGAGTCGGCCAAGACCGGCAACAGCATCCGCCAGGTGATCCTGGAGCGCGGCATCCTGACCGAGGAGGAGTTGGAAGAGGTACTCTCCCCCTACCCGCTCACTACGCCGGGCGTGCACGGCAAGGAGTAA
- a CDS encoding HAD family hydrolase, translating into MTTALKAIVFDLDGTLYQEERLGEQVNQSAIDYVADLKGVPPEEAENLLQQTRARDCEGGTLSRAVVALGGTLKELHRRFAADCTPETMLKPDPRVQELLRALKKRYRLHLYTNNNRDLSGRIMERIGITGLMDRVFTIEDYWIPKPDRAIITDILSQIGCLPSETLFVGDRYDVDLAVPKTLGCAVLETRTTEELLTLADLVH; encoded by the coding sequence GTGACCACCGCGCTCAAGGCGATCGTCTTTGACCTCGACGGGACCCTGTACCAAGAAGAGCGCCTGGGTGAGCAGGTGAACCAGAGCGCCATCGACTACGTGGCGGACCTCAAGGGTGTCCCGCCCGAAGAGGCGGAAAACCTGCTGCAGCAAACCCGCGCCCGGGACTGCGAAGGCGGCACCCTGAGCCGCGCCGTGGTTGCACTCGGCGGTACCTTGAAGGAGCTGCACCGCCGCTTCGCCGCCGACTGCACACCGGAAACGATGCTGAAGCCAGACCCGCGTGTACAGGAACTTTTGCGCGCACTCAAAAAGCGTTACCGGCTGCACCTCTACACCAACAACAACCGTGACCTTTCCGGGCGCATCATGGAACGGATCGGCATCACCGGTCTGATGGACCGGGTGTTCACCATCGAGGATTACTGGATCCCGAAGCCGGACCGCGCCATCATCACCGACATCCTCTCCCAAATCGGCTGCCTTCCTTCCGAGACGCTCTTTGTGGGCGACCGCTATGACGTCGATCTAGCCGTCCCCAAGACACTGGGGTGCGCCGTCCTTGAAACAAGGACCACTGAAGAGCTGCTGACACTGGCAGATCTGGTACACTGA
- a CDS encoding type II toxin-antitoxin system RelE/ParE family toxin produces the protein MRKTKRFADWLDNLYDVRAKARILVRIERLSAGNAGDVKPVGEGVSEMRIDYGRGYRVYFTMRGSKLIILLAGGNKASQTRDIKLALRLADEIQDK, from the coding sequence ATCCGCAAAACGAAGCGGTTTGCCGATTGGCTCGACAACCTGTACGACGTCAGAGCGAAAGCTCGCATTCTCGTCAGGATCGAGCGACTCTCAGCCGGGAATGCCGGAGACGTCAAGCCGGTAGGTGAAGGAGTCTCGGAAATGCGGATCGACTATGGCCGTGGGTACCGGGTTTACTTCACGATGCGTGGCAGCAAGTTGATAATCCTTCTGGCCGGCGGCAACAAAGCGAGTCAGACCCGCGATATCAAGTTAGCGCTGCGCCTAGCAGACGAAATACAGGACAAGTGA
- a CDS encoding addiction module antidote protein: protein MPKSTTTRYDVAEHLRTPEEMAAYLEACLEEANGDAAFIAKALGDIARAKGMSQVARDAGLSRESLYKALSGERVPTFDTILKIVAALGLKLHAEPR, encoded by the coding sequence ATGCCAAAATCAACCACCACTCGTTACGATGTTGCTGAACACCTCCGGACACCAGAGGAAATGGCGGCTTATCTTGAAGCATGCCTGGAAGAGGCAAACGGAGATGCGGCGTTCATCGCCAAAGCGCTTGGCGACATAGCACGTGCGAAGGGAATGTCTCAGGTTGCAAGAGACGCAGGACTTTCCAGAGAAAGTCTGTACAAGGCGCTGTCGGGCGAACGCGTCCCGACGTTTGATACGATACTCAAAATTGTTGCAGCGCTAGGCCTCAAGTTACATGCGGAACCCCGCTGA
- a CDS encoding endonuclease MutS2, whose protein sequence is MIDKDTLKRLEFDKILDTAAAFAHCEASHLGVSSVTPLSDRRAIEERLGLVEEIRRLTRQGISLKLAPFEDITPQVKAVRPKGAVIAPIALQRFIPTLRVMAAISKQLAFRNDVPFLLAAAGSIGGFPDLLEPLEHTVNEEGEILDTASTLLSDIRSKKKGLTTRIKRRLEEIVRERHTAIFLQDDFITQRSGRWVIPVRMDSKGMVPGVVHDVSNSGETAFMEPLEIIGLANELENLVADERAEEIRIVRQICDWIREDAEELLEQFQALVRLDILNCIATLSDKLRCETPVIAETPGILLKSARHPILTLLGKDVVPLDLELASDNSVMVVTGPNTGGKTIAIKTAGLLSVMALCGMPVPANPGTVLPLVQKILVDIGDEQSIEESLSTFSAHISKISSILRGADRGTLILLDELGTGTEPGQGAAIACAVLKELHDKGALVVATTHLTEIIGFVQREEGMVNAAMAFDRDRLAPLYRLVVGEPGESHALEIASRYGLPERVVAFARGMIGTMEADFHALLRDLKGKRELLERTLCELDEREEKVAASERNLVDRRDEAAKLVQDAREKGLLEAQEIIAKARREVASLLDQAKREKAREAKDKLDQAAREVEEALDSLHPEESVDPDAIAVGDILFVKPLNCDATILSVDRRGDRVRVRAGSMELDVAMVSLLKPKGKEPKKVRKQRAKQEAEQTEAASSINLLGMRVEEAIGELEPFLNHASLERMSEVRVVHGKGTGALMKGVRNFLSDHPLVSSFRTGERFEGGDGVTVVTLR, encoded by the coding sequence ATGATCGACAAGGACACCCTCAAGCGGCTGGAATTCGACAAGATCCTCGATACCGCCGCCGCCTTTGCCCACTGCGAAGCCTCGCACCTGGGCGTATCTTCCGTCACCCCACTCTCCGATCGCCGCGCCATAGAGGAGCGCCTGGGACTCGTGGAGGAGATCCGCAGGCTCACGAGGCAAGGCATTTCGCTGAAGCTCGCCCCCTTCGAGGACATCACGCCGCAGGTGAAGGCGGTGCGTCCGAAAGGTGCGGTCATCGCCCCTATCGCGCTGCAGCGCTTCATCCCCACCCTGCGCGTCATGGCGGCGATATCGAAGCAGCTTGCCTTCAGAAACGACGTGCCGTTCCTTCTCGCCGCGGCGGGCTCCATCGGCGGTTTCCCCGATCTTCTGGAGCCCCTGGAGCATACGGTGAACGAGGAGGGGGAGATCCTCGACACCGCGTCGACGCTGCTCTCCGATATCCGTTCCAAAAAGAAGGGGCTTACCACGCGCATCAAGCGGCGCCTGGAGGAGATCGTGCGGGAGCGGCATACCGCGATCTTTTTGCAGGACGACTTCATCACCCAGAGGTCGGGGCGCTGGGTCATCCCGGTGCGCATGGACTCCAAGGGGATGGTGCCGGGTGTGGTGCACGACGTCTCGAACTCGGGCGAGACCGCCTTCATGGAGCCCTTGGAGATCATCGGCCTTGCCAATGAACTCGAGAACCTGGTGGCCGACGAGCGCGCCGAGGAGATCCGCATCGTGCGCCAGATCTGCGACTGGATCCGCGAGGATGCCGAGGAACTCCTCGAGCAGTTTCAGGCGCTGGTACGGCTCGATATCCTGAACTGCATCGCGACTTTGAGCGACAAATTAAGGTGCGAGACGCCGGTCATCGCCGAGACCCCGGGGATCCTGCTAAAGTCGGCGCGCCACCCGATTCTCACCCTGTTGGGAAAGGATGTGGTGCCGCTAGACCTGGAGCTCGCCTCCGACAACAGCGTCATGGTCGTCACCGGGCCGAACACGGGAGGCAAGACCATCGCCATCAAGACCGCCGGTCTTCTGAGCGTGATGGCGCTTTGCGGCATGCCGGTCCCGGCCAACCCCGGAACGGTGCTGCCGCTTGTGCAAAAGATCCTGGTCGACATCGGCGACGAGCAGTCCATCGAGGAAAGCCTTTCCACCTTCTCCGCCCACATCTCCAAGATATCGAGCATTCTACGGGGCGCCGACCGTGGCACCCTGATCCTTCTGGATGAACTTGGGACCGGCACGGAGCCGGGACAGGGGGCGGCGATCGCCTGCGCCGTGCTTAAGGAGCTGCATGACAAAGGGGCACTCGTCGTCGCCACCACGCACCTCACCGAGATCATCGGCTTCGTGCAGCGCGAGGAAGGGATGGTGAACGCCGCCATGGCCTTCGACCGCGACCGGCTCGCGCCGCTTTACCGGCTCGTGGTGGGAGAGCCGGGCGAGTCGCACGCGCTCGAGATCGCCAGCCGCTACGGTCTCCCCGAGCGGGTGGTGGCCTTCGCCCGCGGGATGATCGGCACCATGGAGGCGGATTTCCACGCGCTGTTGCGCGACCTCAAGGGGAAACGCGAGCTGTTGGAGCGGACCCTGTGCGAGCTCGACGAGCGTGAGGAGAAAGTGGCCGCGTCCGAGCGAAACCTCGTGGACCGGCGCGACGAGGCGGCGAAACTCGTGCAGGACGCCCGCGAGAAGGGGCTTTTGGAAGCACAGGAGATCATCGCAAAGGCGAGGCGGGAGGTCGCCTCCCTCTTGGACCAGGCGAAGAGGGAGAAGGCGCGCGAGGCGAAGGATAAGCTGGACCAGGCGGCGCGCGAGGTGGAGGAAGCACTCGACAGCCTCCACCCGGAGGAGAGCGTCGATCCCGACGCCATCGCCGTAGGCGACATCCTCTTCGTGAAGCCGCTCAACTGCGACGCCACCATCCTCTCCGTTGACCGTCGCGGCGATCGCGTGCGTGTGCGGGCCGGGAGCATGGAACTCGACGTCGCCATGGTTTCACTGTTAAAGCCCAAAGGAAAAGAGCCGAAGAAGGTACGGAAGCAGCGCGCCAAACAGGAAGCGGAGCAGACCGAGGCCGCAAGCAGCATAAACCTCCTCGGCATGCGGGTCGAAGAGGCAATCGGGGAACTGGAACCTTTCCTGAACCACGCCTCGCTCGAGCGGATGTCAGAGGTGCGCGTGGTGCATGGCAAGGGTACCGGCGCGCTCATGAAGGGAGTGCGGAACTTCCTTTCCGACCACCCCCTCGTCTCATCCTTCCGCACCGGCGAGCGTTTTGAGGGCGGCGACGGCGTGACCGTGGTGACGCTGCGCTAA
- a CDS encoding class I SAM-dependent methyltransferase, which translates to MADAAATTKLAELILKRIRTRGDITFASFMESALYEPDLGYYTSPGRKVGAEGDFYTSMNVHSAFGRLIAREIGRFFELLGSPASFTVAEAGAGGGQLAQDILDAAAEENPALYAALTYRLIEKEPSLKEAQAARLERHAEHLAWSTPEELAKGELSFTGCIISNELFDAMPVHLVEMTESGLKEVFVSADGDGFREKLLAPSTSELENYLRRFEVRLMPGQRAEINLAAPAWIASAAKALERGFVLTVDYGYLAEELYTPQRRNGTLLCYYKHSTNEDPYRQVGEQDITTHINFSALIEAGNEAGLASAWYGEQYRFLLGVGLMDELMKLEAQAKDEQESLKHRLAIKKLMLPEGGMGDTFKVLIQAKGVEKPQLLCMRKWGMGL; encoded by the coding sequence ATGGCTGACGCCGCTGCAACGACCAAACTCGCCGAACTCATCCTCAAACGTATCCGCACCCGCGGCGACATCACCTTCGCTTCATTCATGGAGTCCGCTCTTTACGAGCCGGACCTCGGCTACTACACCTCGCCGGGACGCAAGGTGGGCGCCGAGGGGGACTTCTACACCAGCATGAACGTTCACAGCGCCTTCGGCCGCCTCATCGCGCGCGAGATCGGGAGGTTCTTCGAACTGCTAGGCTCCCCCGCCTCCTTCACCGTGGCCGAGGCAGGTGCCGGCGGGGGACAGCTGGCCCAGGACATCCTCGATGCCGCCGCCGAGGAAAACCCTGCACTCTACGCCGCACTGACCTACCGCCTCATCGAGAAGGAGCCTTCCCTAAAGGAGGCCCAGGCCGCGCGCCTTGAGCGCCATGCGGAACATCTCGCCTGGAGCACCCCGGAGGAACTCGCCAAGGGAGAGCTTTCCTTCACCGGCTGCATCATCTCCAACGAACTCTTCGACGCCATGCCGGTGCACCTTGTCGAGATGACGGAATCCGGCCTCAAGGAGGTCTTCGTCTCGGCCGACGGAGACGGCTTCCGCGAAAAGCTCCTCGCGCCCTCCACCTCCGAGCTGGAAAACTACCTGAGACGCTTCGAAGTGAGGCTCATGCCGGGGCAGCGGGCGGAGATCAACCTCGCCGCGCCCGCCTGGATCGCCTCCGCCGCGAAGGCACTCGAACGCGGCTTCGTGCTCACCGTCGACTACGGCTATCTCGCCGAAGAACTCTACACGCCGCAGCGGCGCAACGGCACCCTGCTCTGCTACTACAAGCACTCCACCAACGAGGACCCGTACCGCCAGGTCGGCGAGCAGGACATCACCACCCACATCAACTTCAGCGCCCTCATCGAGGCAGGAAACGAGGCGGGTCTTGCGAGCGCCTGGTACGGCGAACAGTACCGCTTCCTGCTCGGCGTCGGGCTCATGGATGAACTGATGAAACTCGAGGCCCAGGCAAAGGACGAGCAGGAAAGCCTGAAGCACCGGCTCGCCATCAAGAAACTCATGCTCCCGGAGGGAGGGATGGGGGATACCTTCAAGGTCCTTATCCAGGCAAAGGGGGTGGAGAAGCCGCAACTTCTTTGCATGAGGAAATGGGGCATGGGACTGTGA
- a CDS encoding phospholipase D-like domain-containing protein, with amino-acid sequence MTSVRRKRKQFLFRTPRFFDLFKKNTEAVSFLGNRATLYRYGSEFFPALLEAIPRAKTSIGLEFYAIADDETGRRVADALIEAAGRGVRVHVLYDYIGCFETPASFFKRLMKKGVNCAPFNPPPFRRGIAWFDKRDHRKIVIIDGWCVFTGGMNIADVYSGLGKKETKWRDVGLKIEGEAGLELLRLFRETWTEETGIPPVGCDPTPMPEITGDAKVMVVNGGPHHKRSFIRSAFRVAIAGASESVTIASPYFVPGPRVMRSLLRAAGRGVDVKLLLPYKSDVPLVRLVSRTYYAQLLKNGIEIHELDSAVLHAKVLLIDGDWVMVGSANMDFRSFHRNYELNVVVDSRDFGSQVAEMLEADFAGTRRIVLHEHEKRGWPVRLLERLFSPVAWFL; translated from the coding sequence ATGACCAGCGTGCGCCGCAAAAGAAAGCAGTTCCTGTTCCGGACCCCCAGGTTCTTCGATCTCTTTAAGAAGAACACCGAGGCGGTGTCGTTTCTGGGGAACCGCGCCACGCTGTACCGCTATGGTTCCGAATTCTTCCCCGCGCTATTGGAAGCGATTCCCCGGGCGAAAACGAGCATCGGCCTCGAGTTCTACGCCATAGCCGACGACGAGACCGGACGCCGCGTGGCGGACGCGCTGATCGAAGCGGCGGGCCGGGGGGTGCGGGTACACGTCCTTTACGACTACATCGGCTGTTTCGAAACACCGGCATCCTTCTTCAAGCGCCTCATGAAGAAGGGGGTGAACTGCGCCCCGTTCAACCCGCCCCCCTTTCGCCGCGGGATCGCCTGGTTCGACAAGCGCGATCACAGAAAGATCGTCATTATCGACGGATGGTGCGTCTTCACCGGCGGCATGAACATCGCCGACGTCTACTCGGGACTCGGCAAAAAAGAGACGAAGTGGCGCGACGTGGGGCTGAAGATCGAGGGTGAGGCGGGGCTCGAGCTGCTCCGGCTTTTCCGGGAGACCTGGACCGAGGAAACCGGCATCCCCCCGGTCGGCTGTGACCCGACGCCGATGCCGGAGATAACCGGCGACGCCAAGGTCATGGTGGTGAACGGCGGACCGCATCACAAGCGGAGCTTCATCAGGAGCGCCTTCCGCGTCGCCATCGCCGGCGCATCCGAGAGCGTCACCATCGCGAGCCCCTATTTCGTACCCGGCCCGCGCGTGATGCGCTCGCTACTGCGTGCCGCGGGGCGCGGCGTGGACGTGAAACTGCTCTTGCCGTACAAAAGCGACGTCCCCCTTGTGCGCCTGGTGAGCCGGACCTACTACGCGCAGCTTTTGAAAAACGGGATCGAGATCCACGAACTGGACAGTGCCGTGCTGCACGCGAAGGTGCTCTTAATCGACGGCGACTGGGTCATGGTCGGTTCGGCGAACATGGATTTTAGAAGCTTCCACCGCAACTACGAGCTGAACGTGGTGGTCGACAGCCGCGATTTCGGAAGCCAGGTCGCGGAAATGCTCGAAGCCGATTTTGCGGGCACGCGCCGCATCGTGCTGCACGAACACGAGAAGCGGGGCTGGCCCGTGCGGCTTCTGGAGCGGCTTTTCAGCCCGGTCGCCTGGTTTTTGTAG
- a CDS encoding helix-turn-helix transcriptional regulator, producing the protein MTGKGRPPRKYSQAGRVHDVIRLIEARHGISVAELAEEAGVNKRTIHRDLVAIQEAGYPLISDWQDGEKVYRFLTRFKDVPPISFTLQELMTLSLLRSQLDPLKGTPFMEDMQSVFGKVNSVLPPRLAAHMERIAEVSLPLLQGKRDYSRCAHHLREIRNALLYQQSIVISYRSPGRAEPSDYKVDPYTLLFQKGGIYLLGYAQQREALRTFAIERICGVETLKERFEIPEGYRPGQALGEAFGIVAESPMDVVVRFSASIAHAIKDRIWHSSQKIEEQADGSILLSFHAGGKMEILSWLLSYGAHAELLSPAELREELAGMAQATVLLYRGA; encoded by the coding sequence GTGACCGGAAAGGGACGTCCGCCGCGCAAATACTCCCAAGCGGGAAGGGTCCACGACGTCATCCGGCTCATCGAGGCGCGCCACGGCATCTCCGTCGCCGAACTCGCCGAGGAGGCCGGGGTCAACAAGCGCACCATCCACCGCGACCTGGTCGCCATACAGGAGGCGGGCTATCCGCTCATCTCCGACTGGCAGGACGGCGAGAAGGTGTACCGGTTCCTGACCCGCTTCAAGGACGTCCCCCCCATCAGCTTCACGCTCCAGGAGCTGATGACCCTGTCCCTGCTCCGCTCGCAACTCGACCCATTGAAGGGAACCCCCTTCATGGAAGACATGCAGAGCGTCTTCGGCAAGGTGAACTCGGTGCTGCCGCCGCGCCTTGCCGCCCACATGGAACGCATAGCCGAGGTCTCGCTCCCTCTTTTACAGGGGAAGCGGGACTACTCGCGCTGCGCCCACCACTTAAGAGAGATCCGCAACGCCCTCCTCTACCAGCAGAGCATCGTCATCTCCTACCGCTCACCCGGCCGCGCCGAGCCTTCCGACTACAAGGTCGATCCGTACACCCTGCTCTTCCAGAAGGGTGGCATTTACCTCCTGGGGTACGCGCAGCAGCGCGAGGCGCTGCGCACCTTCGCCATCGAGCGCATCTGCGGCGTCGAAACGCTGAAGGAGCGCTTCGAGATCCCGGAGGGGTACCGCCCCGGACAGGCGCTAGGCGAGGCCTTCGGGATCGTCGCAGAGTCTCCCATGGACGTGGTGGTCCGCTTCTCCGCCTCCATCGCCCACGCGATAAAAGACCGCATCTGGCACTCGTCGCAGAAGATAGAGGAACAGGCGGACGGATCGATCCTCCTTAGCTTTCATGCCGGCGGCAAGATGGAGATACTCTCCTGGCTTCTCTCCTACGGCGCGCACGCCGAACTCCTCTCCCCAGCCGAACTGCGGGAAGAACTGGCAGGCATGGCGCAAGCCACCGTTCTTCTCTACCGCGGCGCCTGA
- a CDS encoding dihydrofolate reductase → MIISIIAAMSDNRVIGVDGKLPWDIPADLARFRNLTMGHAVLMGRKTFESIGHPLEGRRNIVVSRTMGKTEGIIVARTLQEGIAAADGDEELFICGGEAVFREALPLCQRIYLTVVHDRYEGDVHFPQPPCSFAELHREEFTEGTPPTTFLVMEKVDRFEQGGDVEELRQKGIEALHRQLYFLARCCFGQAQAIEDSPQTASDLAFSQAKSGGDLSAAQKLAENALRDDPDNLRIRLNLGRIQILSGEKGQGLETLRKGVQMGGGQEFLSELARCGTRGTPPIKSLPRSHPLNRYLGLLMHRLRGQ, encoded by the coding sequence ATGATCATCTCCATTATCGCGGCCATGTCGGACAACAGGGTGATCGGCGTCGACGGAAAGCTCCCGTGGGACATCCCCGCCGACCTTGCCCGTTTCCGCAACCTGACCATGGGGCATGCCGTCCTCATGGGGAGAAAGACCTTCGAATCGATAGGTCATCCCCTGGAGGGGCGCAGGAACATCGTAGTGAGCAGGACCATGGGGAAGACCGAAGGGATCATCGTGGCGCGCACGCTGCAGGAGGGGATCGCCGCGGCAGATGGTGACGAGGAGCTCTTCATCTGCGGGGGTGAAGCGGTGTTCAGGGAGGCGCTCCCCCTTTGCCAGCGGATCTACCTCACCGTGGTACACGACCGTTACGAGGGGGACGTGCACTTCCCGCAGCCCCCCTGCTCGTTCGCCGAGCTGCACCGCGAGGAGTTCACGGAAGGAACGCCACCGACCACCTTCCTGGTCATGGAAAAGGTGGACCGTTTCGAACAAGGGGGCGATGTCGAGGAGTTGCGCCAGAAGGGGATCGAGGCGCTGCACCGCCAGCTCTACTTCCTGGCGCGCTGCTGCTTCGGGCAGGCCCAGGCGATCGAGGACTCCCCGCAAACCGCCTCCGACCTCGCCTTCAGTCAGGCGAAGAGCGGAGGAGACCTCTCCGCGGCGCAAAAGCTCGCGGAAAATGCGCTAAGAGACGATCCCGATAACCTGCGCATCCGCCTGAACCTCGGTCGCATCCAGATCCTGAGCGGTGAAAAGGGGCAGGGGCTCGAGACGCTGCGCAAAGGGGTGCAGATGGGGGGCGGGCAGGAATTCCTCTCAGAACTCGCCCGGTGCGGCACCCGCGGGACCCCACCCATCAAGTCGCTCCCGAGAAGTCATCCCCTGAACCGCTACCTGGGGCTTTTGATGCACCGGCTTCGCGGGCAATAG